From Streptomyces griseorubiginosus, one genomic window encodes:
- a CDS encoding xanthine dehydrogenase family protein subunit M, which yields MIPPTFDYARPSSVEDAVRVLAEGGEDAKVLAGGQSLLPLLRLRLAFPELVVDVGRVPGLTGVREEGDTLVVGALTTHHDVVRDPLVRRHAGLLAAATAGVGDPAVRHRGTLGGSLAHADPAGDLPAVALALDAELVAVGPGGRRAIPAREFFVDYLQTALEPDELLVEIRIPKTDGWGFHYEKFHRVAQSWAVVGVAALVRRDDGHIAEARIGLTNMGSTPLRATATEEALTGAGDPPAVARAAESAAEGTRPPRDLSGSPEYRAHLARVLTGRAVLAAAGMG from the coding sequence ATGATTCCCCCGACCTTCGACTACGCCCGCCCGAGCAGCGTCGAGGACGCGGTGCGCGTCCTCGCGGAGGGTGGCGAGGACGCCAAGGTGCTGGCCGGCGGACAGAGCCTGCTGCCCCTGCTGCGGCTGCGGCTCGCCTTCCCCGAACTGGTCGTGGACGTGGGCCGCGTGCCCGGGCTCACCGGGGTCCGCGAGGAGGGCGACACGCTGGTCGTCGGCGCCCTGACCACCCACCACGACGTGGTCCGCGACCCGCTGGTCCGCCGGCACGCGGGCCTCCTCGCCGCCGCGACGGCCGGGGTCGGCGATCCCGCCGTACGGCATCGGGGCACCCTCGGCGGTTCCCTGGCGCACGCCGACCCGGCCGGTGACCTGCCCGCCGTCGCGCTCGCCCTGGACGCCGAGCTGGTGGCCGTGGGGCCGGGCGGCCGGCGCGCGATCCCCGCGCGGGAGTTCTTCGTCGACTACCTCCAGACCGCGCTGGAGCCCGACGAGCTCCTGGTGGAGATCCGGATCCCGAAGACCGACGGCTGGGGCTTCCACTACGAGAAGTTCCACCGGGTGGCGCAGTCCTGGGCGGTCGTCGGGGTGGCCGCACTGGTGCGGCGCGACGACGGGCACATCGCCGAGGCCAGGATCGGGCTCACCAACATGGGCTCCACTCCCCTGCGCGCCACGGCGACCGAGGAGGCGCTGACCGGCGCCGGGGACCCCCCGGCCGTGGCTCGGGCCGCGGAGTCGGCGGCGGAGGGGACCCGGCCCCCGCGGGACCTGTCGGGGTCGCCCGAGTACCGGGCGCACCTCGCGCGGGTGCTGACCGGGCGGGCGGTGCTGGCCGCCGCCGGGATGGGGTGA